In Bos indicus isolate NIAB-ARS_2022 breed Sahiwal x Tharparkar chromosome 25, NIAB-ARS_B.indTharparkar_mat_pri_1.0, whole genome shotgun sequence, the DNA window tttgatctctggttcctctgcttttctaaaaccagcttgaacatcaggcagttcacggttcacgtattaccatatgtgaaatagacagccaatgagaatttgttgtatgactcGGAACAAACTGGGGCTCAGTCCCAGCCTAGACTGgtgagatggagagggagatgggagggaggttcaagtgggaggggatatgggtaaacctatggttgattcatgttgatgttgaaaccaacacaatactgtaaagcaattatctttcaattaaaaataattttttaaaaaaatgattcaggTAGAAACTTTAATCCCTGGCCTTGTGGgttagatttttttctctgtttggaCCCGAGGCCTCTTTTGCAACCATGATCTGCCGGACCGTCAGTCAGGCCAAGAAGCATCCTAGCTTGATCCCCTTCTTCCTATTTATTGGAGCAGTTGGTACTGGAGCAGCACTGTATGTCTTGCACTTGGCCTTGTTCAATCCTGTGACATCAGGAAGAATAATCCAGAACCCTAGAACAAACTGGAACCCTGGTAcacctagtcaaagttatggtttttccagtagtcatgtacgagtgtgagagttggaccataaagaaggctgaagtgaaagttgctcagtcatgtgcgactctttgcgaccccatgaattatacagtccatggaattctccaggccagaatactggagtgggtatccgttctcttctccaggggatcttcccaacccagggatggaacccaggtttcccacactgcaggcggattctttaccagctgagccacaagggaagcccaagaatactggagtggatagcctatcccttctccagtggatcttcccgacccaggaattgaacctgcatttcaggtggattctttaccaactgagctcttgctgctgctgctaagtcacttcagtcgtgtttgactctgtgtgaccccatagacagcagcccaccaggctcccccgttcttgggattctccaggcaagaacactggagtgggttgccatttccttctccaatgcatgaaagtgctcttagggaagcccaaagaaggctgagcactgaagaattaatgcttgcaaactgtggtgctggagaagactctagagagtccctcggacagcaaggagatcaaatcagttcatcctaaatgaaagcaacctgaatattcattggaaggactaatgctgaagctgaagctccaatactttggccacctgatgtgaagaactgactcaatggaaaagactctaatgctgggaaagattgagagcaggaggacaaggggaaaatagaggatgagatggttggatggcatctcggactcagtggacatgagtttgtgcaaactccaggagttggtgaaggacagggaagcctggcttgctgcagtccatggggtcacaaagaatcggacatgactgagctactgaacaacaatgacagctGGAACAAACTGGGTCCTAATGGTCAGTACAAGTTCTACTCTGTGAATGTAGATTATAGCAAACTGAAGAAAGAAGGTCCAGACTCCTATATGAAACGTTTCACTATAAAGCTGCTAGAATGAAGGTCTTCCAGAAGACATCTGCACAATTTTCCACTTAACCAGGAAATATTTCCCGTCTAAATGCATGAAAGCATGCTGGTGTACTGATTAATAGATagtctgaaacttaaaaaaaaaaaagtgagtcaaACTACCATGAGGGCACAACTCTCTGATAAACACCCGTGTGTCTATCCACACGTACCCTTtctcctcctaataaacacttcaGTTGTTTCACTGCTTTCCATTTCttgtggaaattcatttctgCACAGCTGACGGGCCTTGTCATGACCACCGGGCCCTGGTGGCCAGGATTCCGCGCTCTCACTGCTGAAGCGGGATTTCAGTCTCTGGCCAGGAACCAGAAACCCTGCTTCCAGCCACTGCGGGCCCAGGCCACCAGAGATCATTAccaccccctcctcacccccagaCTGTTTTTCGGTTATGTGACCCTTTCCTCCAGTGGTGTCCATGGCCCCGGGAAAGATCATTTTGGGCAAAGGTTCTAGAAACTTGAGATGGAACGATCAAAGGAGATAAAAATGTGTTGTCAGAGAAAAGGTCTCCCCACCCTAGGCTAGAACAGGGGAAAGAATAGAGTGGGTTACGGGGGGAGAAGTCCATGAGGCCTGGGGCCATGCCTGGGTGGGGGGAGCACAGTGGTGTCCAGAGACCACCAGCACCCCCACACACAACATCTTATGTGGCAAGTCTCTTGTTTCAGCAGGAGTCTTAGATATAGGTACCCACAAATTGTGCAGGCCGGTGAGCAGGACACCACTGAGGGGCTACACAGGCAGATGGGACAAACAGCCCCACCAGGGACCCTCCCCTCCAACCAAGGCTTCTCCTAGAACAACCCAAGGCCACCCTCTGCTGGTCTAACTGAGCTGCCTTTATCGGAGCCAGCCACCTTACGTGAGGGTCACTCCCCACAGTGACATTCATCAGAGCGCCCATCCACTCCCAGTCAAAGCAGTGGTCCTGGACATGCAGGGGGTGGGTGACCAGAGGCTGGGACAGAAGACACCccaccctcaccaccaccaccagaacaGGGTGGAGTGGGGGCTACGTCTGACTCATCATCTCTGTGACTGCCTCCAGTGTCCTGCCCAGGACCTGGCAAACAGAAGgtgaacaataaatatttatgggctGAAATGGCACATGAGGCTGCAGAGATGGGGCCCGGGTGTCATCTGGTTGAGCTAGCTGCCATCTccgccccacctccccccaaCTCAGTGATGATTCAGGGGTGGTCATGTGACCCATTCCGGCCAATAGGAGGATGCAGAAGTCATGGGGTGGGGCTTCTAATAAAGCTTTGGTGACAGAATAAACTCAGCTGGCCTGGCTCTGTGCCCTTTCCCCTTTGTCCTATTGGGAGGTATAGTCGCTGCCACAGACATGAGGACAAAGGCCTCCATACAAAAGGAAGcggagagagaaggggacaaaagcCAGGGTCCCTGATGGTGTGACTGAGCCCCAGACCATGCTTCCTGTCTGAGACCTGTAAATCCCTCTCTGTTGAAGCCACACGTACACAAGTGAAGTGAAGGGAGGTGAAACTCACtcaggtgtccgactctttgcaaccccatggactgtacgtagtccgtgggattccccaggccagaatacttgagccgtacacttctccagggggatcttcccaacccagggatcgaaaccaggtctcctgcattgcaggcagattctttaccagccgagccactcAGGGGTCTATTATTTGCAGCGGGTTCACATGTTCTTGATACAGGTCTAGGCTAAGATAGGTCGGGTTGGGATCTTGGCTAATGtcagtgaaagcgttagtcattcagtcatgtccgactctttgtgaccccatggactgcagcccaccaggctcctttgtccatggaattctccaggcaagaatattgaagtgggttgccatctccttctccaggggatctttctgactcaggggttgaacccgggtcttccacattgggGGCAGCCTCTTTACCAAcggagcccccagggaagactggtgtcagggtgttaccaaaccaaacttgggttTGCTGGCCCCCATGAAGCAAAGTCAAGGTACTGACACAGGGTTGTGGGGAAGGAAAGTATAGCGTTTATTGTAGAGCCCACCAAGAATGGGCAGCTTGTGCTCAAAAGACCCAGACTCCCTTATAGCTTTCAGGGAAGGGTCCTTAAAGGCAACACTTGGGGAGAGGGCTGCAGAGTgcatgactttcttctgattggttggtgaggTGGTGTTCCAGGAATGTCATCAAGCTCCATCCTCAACCTCCCCGTTTCCAACTGACGAATTTGCGATCTTCCTTTTGGTCTCAGCATGGAgtcaccatcctccacctgggtgggggccttagttcctgcagaaCAGCTCCAAGATATGTGTCAGATGGTTACGTATGTCCCTTAAAGAGGAACTAGGACTCTGTTTTATAGCTgcattattgtcattattttctcgcttaactgcttttcctttgtttcacatTCCCTCACTTCCCTAGTTAGTAATGCTTGtgcctgctctttggaactcagggcaGCCCTAGGAGACTAAAGCCATTTTCTGTAAACAGGAACCTGGCAACACAGAGAGGCTTTTGCACTCAGGAGggtttcattccccccttttctttggTACTCCTCAATCCTGAGGGGAGCGGGTATGAGACAAGAAAGAGAACAACGTTTTGGATAgaggttaatcataaactcagcaGGGGAACTCTTTCaggggaggaagaaattttcctctacccttccaGGTTCTCCTGGCTGACCTAAGatttaaattgacatgagattaacaagagaaaatcaaacagaagtttaataacatatattggtggctccagtggtaaagaatctgcctcccagtgcaggagacgtgagttcgattcctgggtggggaggatcccctagagaaggaaatggcaacccactccagttttcttgcctgggaaatcccatggacagaggcttgtgggctacagtccatggggtcacaaagagtcagacacaactgagggactaacaacTACATACATGGAAGAGACCCcgggaaaactgagtaactcaacAAAATGGCTGAAACACTCACTTTAAATACTCTCGTCAGCTAAAGATAAAGGAGGATGTTGGGGTAGGGGTCTGGAACGTCAAAAAGGAAGAATGCAGGACTTTCTTGGCCCAGTGATtaagtggtccagtgattaagaatctgcttcCCAATGCGGaggactcgggttccatccctggttgggaaacgaagatcccccatgctgagGGGCAATTAAGCCTATGAGCGACAGCTGGGCAGCCTGTGTACCACGACAGAAAGATCTACAAAAAGAGTGTGCTAcgtaaagatcccaagtgctacaaagacccaacacagccaaataaacaaacatgttaagaaaaaaggaagaaggccATTGGTATCGACAGAAAAGTACACGTTTGGTAAACAAATGCTTTGCTGGGCCAAGCAGAGATAATGGGGCAGAGAGAGGACTCTGATCTCCAGGCACTTCCTGGAAT includes these proteins:
- the LOC109578164 gene encoding cytochrome c oxidase subunit NDUFA4-like, with translation MICRTVSQAKKHPSLIPFFLFIGAVGTGAALYVLHLALFNPLLNNNDSWNKLGPNGQYKFYSVNVDYSKLKKEGPDSYMKRFTIKLLE